A stretch of Nonomuraea africana DNA encodes these proteins:
- a CDS encoding citryl-CoA lyase yields the protein MSRYRTSIGSSDENTITLLGHDLSGELMGRVGFGELVFWLVAMRRPTPGELRLFEAVLMALADHGFTPAAITARLTLTSAPESYQGALSAGLLGGGSRFRGAAEDCARFLSHALAEGLDAPEAVAARRHIPGLGHPVHTNGDPRTPVIYQIAREEGLYGKHMRFLEEVAACRPDESINGAGACGAALADLGFPVEVMRGFALLACTAGLLGHLAEEQRRPIGPDIYRDIEQSADYLDPEEQVEVPVGHGEGAAHGAGVAPAERGGHHAPRVELDDRG from the coding sequence ATGAGCCGCTACCGCACGTCCATCGGAAGCTCGGACGAGAACACGATCACACTGCTGGGCCACGACCTGTCCGGGGAGCTGATGGGCCGGGTCGGATTCGGCGAGCTGGTCTTCTGGCTGGTGGCCATGCGCCGGCCGACGCCCGGCGAGCTGCGGCTGTTCGAGGCGGTGCTGATGGCGCTCGCCGACCACGGCTTCACGCCCGCGGCCATCACGGCCAGGCTCACCCTGACCAGCGCCCCCGAGTCCTACCAGGGCGCGCTCTCGGCGGGGCTGCTCGGCGGCGGCTCGCGCTTCCGCGGCGCGGCCGAAGACTGCGCGCGGTTCCTCTCCCACGCCCTCGCGGAGGGCCTGGACGCACCTGAGGCCGTGGCCGCCCGCAGGCACATCCCCGGGCTCGGCCATCCGGTGCACACGAACGGCGACCCGCGAACGCCGGTGATCTACCAGATCGCCCGCGAAGAAGGCCTGTACGGCAAGCACATGCGCTTCCTCGAGGAGGTCGCCGCATGCCGTCCCGACGAGTCGATCAACGGCGCGGGAGCATGCGGCGCTGCCCTCGCCGACCTGGGCTTCCCCGTCGAGGTCATGCGCGGCTTCGCCCTGCTCGCCTGTACGGCGGGCCTGCTCGGCCACCTGGCCGAGGAGCAGCGCCGCCCGATCGGCCCGGACATCTACCGCGACATCGAACAGTCCGCGGACTACCTGGATCCGGAAGAACAGGTTGAGGTACCGGTCGGCCACGGCGAAGGCGCCGCGCACGGTGCCGGCGTTGCTCCTGCCGAACGTGGTGGGCACCATGCTCCCCGCGTCGAACTCGATGACCGCGGGTAG
- a CDS encoding SDR family oxidoreductase, translating into MTNRLEQSDHRLAAQGSGSIVNVTSMSSRKGYAGRSDFAVGKAGAHLLSHCLADELGPSGIRVNCVAPGWIASEVLDEWMRTRAAAEGVPFEEIRDRDVRAMALRRIATEEEVSRAIIFLASDQARAITGATIDVNSGRLFT; encoded by the coding sequence CTGACCAACCGGCTGGAGCAGAGCGACCACCGCCTGGCCGCCCAAGGCTCAGGCTCGATCGTCAATGTCACCTCCATGTCGTCCAGGAAGGGCTACGCCGGCCGGTCCGACTTCGCCGTCGGCAAGGCCGGCGCGCACCTGCTCTCCCACTGCCTCGCCGACGAGCTCGGCCCCTCCGGCATACGGGTCAACTGCGTGGCGCCCGGCTGGATCGCCAGCGAGGTGCTCGACGAATGGATGCGCACCAGGGCGGCGGCCGAGGGCGTGCCGTTCGAGGAGATCCGCGACCGCGACGTGCGGGCCATGGCCCTGCGCCGCATCGCCACCGAGGAGGAGGTCTCGCGCGCGATCATCTTCCTCGCCTCCGACCAGGCCAGGGCCATCACCGGCGCCACCATCGACGTGAACTCCGGCCGGCTGTTCACCTGA
- a CDS encoding DUF6461 domain-containing protein: MNTGQPPTADLREHYRQLRSSQPWLDVAMCWTVVVPDSGQTLPLNQLAARLSGAAPHRLHEPALPRAVMLPYDTDNPVFADWCGSAAMLVEGDYLGSTPAVLRRLSQEARAYSAWWNVNAHNRLSFATGGELILTIDAFGPGRPEDHAGIGQWPQLQAMTDFFVEFEERDEDYDWQAAMLAVIDQTTGARLTSEWLEQPHPYITVRMPDAAR, from the coding sequence GTGAACACCGGACAGCCCCCGACTGCCGACCTGCGCGAGCACTACCGGCAACTCCGCTCCAGCCAGCCATGGCTCGACGTGGCCATGTGCTGGACCGTAGTGGTCCCAGACAGCGGACAAACGCTCCCTCTGAACCAGCTCGCCGCCCGGCTCAGCGGAGCTGCGCCGCATCGGCTCCATGAGCCGGCGCTTCCCAGAGCCGTCATGCTCCCCTACGACACCGACAATCCCGTGTTCGCCGATTGGTGCGGATCCGCCGCCATGCTCGTGGAGGGCGACTACCTCGGATCAACCCCCGCCGTGCTTCGGCGACTCAGTCAGGAAGCGCGGGCCTACAGCGCCTGGTGGAACGTCAACGCCCATAACCGGCTGAGCTTCGCGACCGGAGGCGAGCTCATCCTGACGATCGACGCGTTCGGCCCCGGGCGCCCGGAAGACCATGCCGGCATCGGCCAATGGCCGCAACTGCAGGCGATGACGGACTTCTTTGTCGAGTTCGAGGAACGCGACGAGGACTACGACTGGCAAGCCGCCATGCTCGCGGTCATCGACCAGACCACAGGAGCAAGGCTGACCAGCGAGTGGCTGGAGCAACCGCATCCGTACATAACGGTCCGCATGCCCGACGCAGCACGCTGA
- a CDS encoding ribbon-helix-helix domain-containing protein: protein MTQRITVSLPDDLAARAKATGNASAYVAEALRNQSRLERDMDILAELWGEGWDAGISDSDRERASHLHGR, encoded by the coding sequence ATGACTCAACGGATCACGGTGTCGCTCCCGGACGATCTTGCAGCTCGCGCGAAGGCCACGGGCAACGCCTCGGCCTACGTAGCCGAGGCCCTGCGGAACCAGAGCCGCCTCGAGCGGGACATGGACATTCTCGCCGAGCTCTGGGGAGAAGGCTGGGACGCCGGCATCTCCGACAGCGACCGTGAGCGGGCCTCGCACCTGCACGGCAGGTAG
- a CDS encoding TetR family transcriptional regulator: MTFERILEAARVLFAARGYRATSMRAIADEVGITKAALYYHFDSKEEILRQLTIPLLDELEAVLAEAESGDSAEQVRWRAIEGYVDVHLRHRQTLTMLVKDMTLLVQAPIADRFRTAIALANELVAGPGAGFEQRVRACQVVAGLADPVVLFRDTPAEQLRSLILDGARALLGEPVMPRARGRARGRNGGRRAILTDEQVTQVRSLYAEGCSAEEIATRFDVSRATIYRYLKI; this comes from the coding sequence ATGACATTTGAGCGGATCTTGGAGGCGGCGCGCGTCCTGTTCGCCGCCCGCGGCTACCGCGCCACCTCGATGCGGGCCATCGCCGACGAGGTGGGCATCACCAAGGCCGCCCTCTACTACCACTTCGACTCCAAGGAGGAGATCCTCCGCCAGCTCACCATTCCGCTACTGGACGAACTGGAGGCGGTGCTGGCCGAGGCCGAGTCCGGCGACAGCGCCGAGCAGGTGCGGTGGCGGGCGATCGAGGGCTATGTCGATGTCCACCTGCGCCACCGCCAGACGCTCACCATGCTGGTCAAGGACATGACACTGCTGGTTCAGGCGCCGATCGCCGACCGCTTCCGCACCGCGATCGCCCTGGCCAACGAGCTGGTGGCCGGACCGGGCGCCGGGTTCGAGCAGCGGGTGCGCGCCTGCCAGGTGGTCGCCGGGCTGGCCGATCCGGTGGTCCTGTTTCGTGACACACCCGCCGAACAGCTGCGCAGCCTGATCCTGGACGGCGCCCGGGCACTGCTGGGCGAACCGGTCATGCCCCGGGCGCGCGGGCGCGCCCGGGGACGCAACGGCGGACGACGCGCCATCCTCACCGACGAGCAGGTCACACAGGTGCGCTCCCTGTACGCCGAGGGCTGCAGCGCCGAGGAGATCGCCACCCGTTTCGACGTCTCCCGGGCCACCATCTATCGCTATCTCAAAATCTAA
- a CDS encoding quinone oxidoreductase family protein: MKAIRIHEFGGPDVLRLDDVDVPEPGDGQVLLKVEVAGVAYGDVMKRRGAFGPELPLPTGLGIEVVGTIERSGPRTEGLSPGTRVAAWVEHGYAEYAVAQAEAVVALPETISSRDAAALPVHGLTAYQTLHEAGSIRRDDTVLVHAAAGGVGTLAVQLARLAGAKTVIGTASRADKLDHARALGADVVLDYTADGWVEGVLEATGGRGADLVLESTGGDVVLRSLRCMAPFGRMVTYGAAGGTPDTFPSMSLMDRNLSIIGYSLMGWMRHPKRTAQAIGQLTDHLATGALKVSVGAVLPLEAAAEAHRAIEERRTIGKTLLLPHEQPPTGRTPARP, from the coding sequence ATGAAGGCCATCCGTATCCACGAGTTCGGCGGTCCCGACGTCCTGCGGTTGGATGACGTCGACGTGCCGGAACCAGGAGACGGCCAGGTGCTGCTCAAGGTCGAGGTGGCCGGCGTCGCCTACGGTGACGTCATGAAGCGGCGCGGCGCCTTCGGCCCCGAACTGCCGCTCCCCACCGGGCTCGGCATCGAGGTCGTGGGCACGATCGAACGGTCCGGCCCACGCACCGAAGGGCTCTCGCCCGGCACCAGGGTGGCGGCGTGGGTCGAGCATGGTTACGCCGAGTACGCCGTCGCGCAGGCGGAGGCGGTCGTCGCGCTGCCGGAGACCATCAGCAGCCGGGACGCTGCCGCGTTGCCCGTGCATGGTCTCACGGCCTACCAGACGCTCCACGAGGCCGGATCCATCCGCCGCGACGACACGGTCCTCGTGCACGCCGCTGCGGGCGGGGTCGGCACGCTCGCGGTGCAACTCGCCCGGCTGGCCGGCGCCAAGACCGTCATCGGCACCGCGAGCCGCGCCGACAAGCTCGACCACGCCCGGGCCCTCGGCGCCGACGTCGTCCTCGACTACACCGCTGACGGCTGGGTGGAGGGCGTCCTGGAGGCCACCGGCGGCCGGGGCGCCGACCTGGTCCTGGAATCCACCGGTGGCGATGTCGTTCTGCGGAGCCTGCGATGCATGGCGCCGTTCGGCCGCATGGTCACCTATGGGGCAGCCGGCGGCACTCCTGACACGTTCCCCAGCATGTCGCTGATGGACCGCAACCTGTCGATCATCGGCTACTCCCTCATGGGCTGGATGCGACACCCGAAGCGCACCGCGCAGGCCATCGGGCAACTGACGGATCATCTCGCCACGGGCGCGCTGAAGGTCTCCGTCGGCGCGGTCCTGCCGCTGGAGGCGGCGGCTGAGGCGCACCGAGCGATCGAAGAGCGCCGGACGATCGGCAAGACCCTGCTCCTGCCGCACGAGCAGCCGCCGACCGGCCGGACACCGGCCAGGCCATAG